The Mycolicibacterium doricum genome includes a region encoding these proteins:
- a CDS encoding NINE protein, which produces MTDPSQFGNTPGGPPPPPPGGYSPSYPPPGNYPPPPGNYPPPYYDPSAPYGRHPMTGEPYSDKSKVAAGLLQLVGLLGIVGIGRMYLGQVGLGVAQLVVGLVTCGIGAVIWGIVDAVLIFTDKVRDPNGLPLRDGT; this is translated from the coding sequence ATGACCGATCCCTCCCAGTTCGGTAACACGCCCGGCGGCCCACCGCCCCCGCCGCCGGGAGGGTACTCACCGTCATATCCCCCGCCGGGGAACTATCCGCCGCCACCGGGCAATTACCCGCCGCCCTACTACGATCCCTCAGCCCCTTACGGCAGGCATCCGATGACCGGAGAGCCGTACTCGGACAAGTCGAAAGTCGCCGCGGGCTTGCTCCAGCTCGTGGGCCTGCTCGGAATTGTCGGGATCGGGCGCATGTACCTCGGCCAGGTGGGCCTGGGTGTCGCCCAACTGGTCGTCGGCCTAGTCACCTGCGGTATCGGCGCGGTCATCTGGGGGATCGTCGACGCGGTCCTGATCTTCACCGACAAGGTCCGCGACCCGAACGGTCTCCCGCTGCGCGATGGAACCTGA
- the lgt gene encoding prolipoprotein diacylglyceryl transferase: MTNTLAYIPSPPQGVWELGPFPLRAYAVCIIAGIIVALVLGDRRWEARGGERGVIYDIALWAVPFGLIGGRLYHVLTDWQTYFGPGGAGLIAAFRIWEGGLGIWGAVALGGVGAWIACRRRDIPLPAFGDAIAPGIILAQAIGRLGNYFNQELYGRATTVPWGLEIYERVDASGARNDLTGVSTGRVVEVVHPTFLYELVWNLLVFAVLIWADRRFNLGHGRLFALYVAGYCLGRFWIELLRSDAATELAGIRVNSFTSMFVFIGAVVYLMVAPRGREDPATLRTEPAEDAGEAEPGERAAEDVEPEDAETEDSATRELVNHLVAGVAVTSGLGIAANAAADEDEKGAEAAEGEEADDKAEPVAEAEALAEDVESASSHDIAEAVAFAEAGEAPDREPLTTAGAVEGEDAVAAEESAQEAHEAAVEGAEEAEAVADEVAAEPGDAAVPVDESETSAEDVESASSEDTAEAGEAADSEPVTTAGAVDDEDAVGPEEDLEAAVKRADEAEAVAEGTAADTADTADTAEEEVLDGSDSPGEDITDTGEAGDITDTGDEPAEPGEDVATDTSAYQIITTPEARETRRRWWRRRK; this comes from the coding sequence GTGACGAACACACTGGCCTACATTCCCAGTCCCCCGCAGGGTGTGTGGGAACTCGGGCCCTTCCCGCTGCGGGCCTACGCGGTGTGCATCATCGCCGGCATCATCGTGGCGCTGGTCCTCGGTGACCGCCGCTGGGAAGCTCGTGGCGGTGAGCGCGGCGTCATCTACGACATCGCCCTGTGGGCAGTCCCGTTCGGGTTGATCGGTGGCCGGCTCTATCACGTCCTGACCGACTGGCAGACCTATTTCGGGCCGGGCGGCGCCGGCCTGATCGCCGCGTTCCGGATCTGGGAAGGTGGTCTGGGCATCTGGGGTGCGGTGGCGCTCGGCGGGGTCGGGGCGTGGATCGCCTGCCGCCGTCGCGACATCCCGCTGCCCGCGTTCGGCGACGCAATTGCGCCGGGGATCATCCTCGCGCAAGCGATCGGCCGGCTCGGGAACTACTTCAACCAGGAGCTCTACGGGCGCGCGACCACCGTGCCGTGGGGCCTCGAGATCTACGAGCGGGTCGACGCCAGCGGTGCGCGCAACGACCTGACCGGAGTGTCGACGGGCCGCGTCGTCGAGGTTGTCCATCCCACGTTCCTGTACGAATTGGTGTGGAATCTGCTGGTTTTCGCGGTCCTGATCTGGGCGGACCGACGATTCAATCTGGGCCATGGCCGGTTGTTCGCGCTGTATGTGGCGGGCTACTGCCTCGGACGGTTCTGGATCGAGCTGCTGCGCAGTGACGCGGCCACCGAGCTGGCGGGGATCCGGGTCAACTCGTTTACGTCGATGTTCGTGTTCATCGGTGCGGTGGTGTACCTCATGGTGGCTCCGCGGGGCCGGGAGGATCCGGCGACCCTGCGGACCGAGCCGGCGGAAGACGCGGGGGAGGCCGAACCTGGGGAGCGCGCGGCCGAGGACGTCGAGCCGGAAGACGCCGAGACTGAGGACAGCGCGACCCGGGAGTTGGTCAACCACCTTGTGGCCGGAGTCGCGGTCACCTCAGGACTCGGAATCGCGGCCAATGCGGCCGCAGACGAGGACGAGAAGGGCGCAGAAGCCGCGGAGGGTGAGGAAGCCGACGACAAGGCGGAGCCGGTGGCCGAGGCAGAGGCTCTGGCTGAGGATGTCGAGTCGGCGTCGTCGCACGACATTGCTGAGGCGGTGGCGTTCGCGGAAGCGGGTGAGGCGCCTGATCGTGAGCCGTTGACGACGGCGGGTGCGGTCGAGGGGGAAGACGCGGTGGCGGCCGAGGAGTCGGCTCAAGAGGCGCATGAGGCGGCGGTCGAAGGTGCGGAGGAAGCTGAGGCGGTCGCCGACGAGGTCGCTGCTGAACCCGGTGACGCGGCGGTGCCGGTGGACGAGTCGGAGACTTCGGCTGAAGACGTGGAATCGGCGTCGTCGGAGGACACCGCCGAGGCGGGCGAGGCCGCCGATAGTGAGCCGGTGACGACGGCCGGTGCGGTCGACGATGAGGACGCCGTCGGGCCCGAAGAGGACCTCGAGGCAGCAGTGAAACGCGCTGACGAGGCCGAGGCTGTCGCCGAGGGGACCGCCGCCGACACCGCCGACACCGCCGACACCGCCGAAGAAGAGGTGCTGGACGGTTCGGATTCACCGGGCGAGGACATCACCGATACCGGTGAGGCCGGCGATATCACCGACACCGGTGACGAACCCGCAGAACCCGGCGAGGACGTCGCGACCGACACGTCTGCCTACCAGATCATCACAACCCCGGAGGCCAGGGAGACGCGTCGCCGGTGGTGGCGTCGCCGCAAGTGA
- the trpA gene encoding tryptophan synthase subunit alpha: MSRLGDLFDACRAEQRAALIGYLPTGFPDVPVSISAMTTLVESGCDIVEVGIPYSDPGMDGPVIAAATEAALQGGVRVRDTLAAVEAISNAGGRAVVMTYWNPVLRWGIDAFARDLAAAGGLGLITPDLIPEEADEWMAASDAHDLDRIFLVAPASTPERLAKTVEAARGFVYAASTMGVTGARNTISSAAPELVARVKEVSDIPVGVGLGVRSREQAAEIGAYADGVIVGSALVSALKEGLTAVRALTEELAEGVRQRVTA; this comes from the coding sequence ATGAGTCGGTTGGGTGACTTGTTCGACGCTTGTCGTGCGGAGCAGCGTGCGGCGCTCATCGGATACCTGCCGACTGGGTTCCCCGACGTGCCGGTGTCGATCTCGGCGATGACGACGTTGGTCGAATCCGGATGCGACATCGTCGAAGTGGGCATCCCGTACTCCGATCCGGGTATGGACGGCCCGGTCATCGCCGCCGCCACCGAGGCGGCGCTGCAGGGCGGTGTTCGGGTGCGTGACACCCTGGCCGCGGTCGAGGCCATCAGCAACGCCGGTGGGCGCGCAGTGGTCATGACGTACTGGAATCCCGTCCTACGGTGGGGGATCGACGCGTTCGCGAGGGATCTTGCGGCCGCGGGGGGGCTGGGCCTGATCACCCCTGATCTCATCCCGGAGGAGGCCGACGAGTGGATGGCCGCATCGGATGCCCACGACCTCGATCGCATCTTTCTGGTGGCGCCGGCCTCGACGCCGGAGCGGCTGGCCAAGACGGTCGAGGCGGCCCGGGGATTCGTCTACGCCGCATCGACGATGGGCGTCACCGGTGCCCGCAACACGATCTCGAGTGCCGCGCCTGAACTCGTCGCCCGCGTGAAAGAGGTCTCCGACATCCCGGTCGGCGTGGGCCTCGGCGTGCGGTCGCGGGAGCAGGCAGCCGAGATCGGCGCGTACGCCGACGGGGTGATCGTCGGATCGGCGCTGGTTTCGGCGCTCAAGGAGGGATTGACCGCAGTGCGAGCGCTGACCGAGGAACTCGCCGAGGGAGTGCGCCAGAGGGTCACCGCGTGA